From the genome of Salvelinus namaycush isolate Seneca unplaced genomic scaffold, SaNama_1.0 Scaffold1186, whole genome shotgun sequence:
attaaagCTAAATGGCCTTTAacggctctctttctctcctcctctctctcttcctctctctgcctctcctcctctcttagtCTGAACATTTCTTTCTGTCTAGCAATTTCAATCTCTTGTTGTTTATCCTGCTCCTCTTGTTGTCTTgccctctcctgttttctttccatctccagccgtctttcctccttctccctcctgattTGTTGTCCTCTTTCTATGTGTTCTCGTTCCCCCTTCAACACTTCTAACCTCCTCTCTTTACGTCTATTGAAGACTTCCCGTGCTTTTGCTTTAACATTAACTACTCCATGTTTCTTCATGCTTACTTCCtttgctctctcttctctttccctgtacTCTTCCTCTGCTTCCTTAATCACTTCATGCttgtcttccatctctctctcctgttctatctcCAGTTCATTCTGTCCCTCAatttcccccaaaatatttttctgcccctcctttcttcttcctgcttcctccctctctctcatgatcatcttttctttctccatctctttctgttgCCGATCTTttaattccatctctctctgattctcattgtctttctccctttctttctccttctccatttgtttttgtctctcctcttgttgttgtcctctgtgtatctcttctatctctctctgtgtattgttctccctctctctttcctccttctccatgtcaatttgcttctgtttacatcgttcttcttcattctctctttcaatctctctctgtctctcttcttctctttccatatttttctgtctcttctccattctcttccttttgatctctctctgtttctctttttcactccctctttcttcctcttccatctctatgtGCTTCTGTTTGCGTCTCTCCTCTTctacttctctctccatctccttcttcttctcatcttcttgttgtctctgttttggtattttctccattctctttctttctacctctttctgtttgttgttctcaccctccatcttctcctccatgTCCATTTGGTTCTGTTTCCATTTATATTTGTCTGTTTCCATATTTTCTAATTCTTTCAGCTGTTCCTTGATTTTCTTGAAGACTTCCTCCAATTCAGACGTCTTTTTGTCATTGATGAGGGctgtctccatctccatctccatctctctctccactctatttTTCATCTCCTCTTCAGTTCGTCTCcaatcattttctctctctctgtctctatcaaatGTTCTCTCTGGTTCAGTCTCGTCTTTCAATCTAATCTCTTCTTTCATTCTCGCAACCTCTCTGTCTAACACTAGTACATTTTGGTTAACCTgtttcactctctcattctgtcttctATACGCTTCTTTCGCTCTTTCAAATTTGATTTTGTATTGAATCTCTTTTGTTGTCATATCTTCTTTCAgtttctcaacctctctctctaactctttcaCCTTTTCGTTAACCAGTTTGACTTTCTCATTCTCTGCAATACgcatgtctctttctctttcaactATGACTTCCTTTTCAGTCTCTTTCAAGCTCTCAATCTCTCGTTCTAACACTTTTATCGTTTCTTCTGCCTGTTTCACTTTCTTCTTCATTTCTTGTCTTTCCAATTCTGcttttctctccctttccatctccctttctttctctttttccctctctctttccctctctctttctgtctcaatagGTTTGTTGTTCCAGGCCAGTCTTGGTCGCTGATCCTCCATGACTTTCTGCCATAGCctcaatctctctatctcttgcttTAATTTAAAAGGTTAAATTAGTGATAATCTATGACCAAGACATACTTTCAAAGCATTTGCAGAGAATGATACATAGAAATACAACTTAGACCTAGGTAATTGAATCAAACACTGAACAACATCAATAGCAGGGTCATTTTGATCAATTCATCTGGACAATTCATTGTCAATTAATGTATTGACATGGTTTGAAAAAATTATGAGACATTTTATGGAATCAATTATGTCCAAAATGtgtacaaatacaaacacacaactaGCTTGCCCATTCAGTTAGGGGTTTGAGAAATTCCCGTTGCAATTTAATGTTGCCTCTGATGTTTATGCTTGTAGAAATTACTCCTACAAATGATGTTTCACTAATGCAATTATTTACAACCTGCACAGATACagttgtcaacaacaacaacagtaatgacATTAATAAGGAAGTGGATATTCAACCGGCAGAAGAAAGGCGTAGGGGTTGAGATAAatgaaggttaggtttaggacctagggttgggttatggtaaaggttaggtatagtttcagtgaggttaaggtaagggttaacgttTAGGAAAGGCATAAAAGTTAACATTGGGTTAGCATACTGCCGCCATTCATTTTCAGCCGGGTGAATATACACTGccttttaataataacaatgacatGTCTTACGTGGGCCAGTTGTAGGTCCACCATCAGCAGCTCCAGCAGTTGTTTGAGTCTGTTGACTTCCTGCATTTGTCTCTGGTTCTCCCattctgtggctctctctgcatccctgtggctctctgtctctctgcctccctctgtctctctgcttctctctgtctcgctgcttctctctgtctcgctgcttctctctgcttctctctgtctctctgcctctctctgtctttctgcctccctgtggctctctgcctccctgtggctctctgcctccctcagtctcaggatctcagccttccactctttcataatacccctttctactcttcttctcctcctttcatctttcAAAAGGGCTCTGAGATGGTCTGTCTCAGACTGTAGTTGTTCAATCATCTCGTCCTTCTCCGTTCCACcattcctcttcttcttttcctCCTCCCAGAGGCACACTTGAAGTCTGTCCATCTCCTTCTTCTGATTTCGGATCGTTCGATCTTTCCCCCTCAACTCAAGCATGTGGGCTTCCTTCTCTGTACAGgtcttcttctcttccctcagGAACTGAAC
Proteins encoded in this window:
- the LOC120036021 gene encoding trichohyalin-like, whose amino-acid sequence is MEDQRPRLAWNNKPIETEREREREREKEKEREMERERKAELERQEMKKKVKQAEETIKVLEREIESLKETEKEVIVERERDMRIAENEKVKLVNEKVKELEREVEKLKEDMTTKEIQYKIKFERAKEAYRRQNERVKQVNQNVLVLDREVARMKEEIRLKDETEPERTFDRDRERENDWRRTEEEMKNRVEREMEMEMETALINDKKTSELEEVFKKIKEQLKELENMETDKYKWKQNQMDMEEKMEGENNKQKEVERKRMEKIPKQEEEEKEEDKEDILPPDKSIRRRAVGWINKKWEKRNLKKIERTYQREAEEG